The sequence aTCTTTTCAAGAGACTAAGTctttaatgagaaaaaatttaaaattcaaaaaattttttcttatgtaatttaaataaaaaatggaaaattgcAATCAGGAAATacttaattttgatattaacagacatttttttaccctactgaaatttttgaaagtgtatccttgagaaaaaaaaatgtgcgatttttatttaatcagcctaatatatatgtatatgtatatgtacatatttaaatagtaagatataaaataaagatgatGACAATAATGCAGCAAGGCAATATCAcactgattaattaattaattaatatttaaaatacatataattagGTTTATCTGGTGCTAAAAACTATAAACGATTATTAagtgaattattaattcaaaaaatgtctTATGGGTATGatgatttatattaaaaaaaaaaaaaagaatagcACGATAATTAAATGGATCATGACTCATGACTCATGAATTTAAATGCATGTATGTATGATATTATTAAAgagacattaattttaaaaaacacattttcaggaagtttgaatattaattgatgattCATTAAGATAATAAGTAATGAATGTTGTAGCATCTTCTAAATGGTtctaaatgattagaaaaagcaaagtaattataaaatctacATCTCTGTCATTAATTGTCTTTCACCTTGTAATAAGCCCGGTAATCGAactataattcaaaataaaaaatttattactaattgtaATTCAGTATCTCAAAACTtacatgtagaaaaaaaaagtatatagtaAAATATCTAGTCATttaacaatgaaatttttaatttagttatgctggagaaaaaaatactctGAAAAGTCGATTGTTAGATGACTAGATAaagtaatatttcataatatcaattatccaataaagttattaattaataaattaattaattgaatttgttACTTAAACTTACCAATGGCTGATGCGTAAAGTGCTgagattaatataataaatattgaacaCTTCATGGTCCCTTTATTGatgaaactaaaataaataaataaataagcaaaCTATCaatatgttaatttaattaaatataaaatatcaattatttaaatgtgtaattaaataaaccgggttcgataaaatattttaattggataatTTACTGTTTTGGAGTAACGGTTGCTACTGGAGACGCGTAAaaagatgcaaaaaaaaattacaataataatgaagaatcTTTTGTCTACAATGTAATGAGTATAACAAAGTACTTGTGTACTCAGTTACTAGTTACTGGTATAAAGTTTGATGTCATCAACCtagagtattttaaaatgaatgagAATTGTTGAATCTACATTAACAAGTATGTAGAGGAAATATAATGACCACAAATATTACACACTGcatttatatgtacatatatttttattatatgtacTCAGTCCGATTGTGTAATATCAGAGTAAGACTTAAGAGCTTGGCATGGATTTAAAACACGCGGATTCGTTGATGAAACAGGTAGTTTAGTTCTCTTTTGATGATCTCATCCAATCTCATTTATATCGCGGTTGAATTTTATGCTAAACGGATGAAATGACAGCATggaataaaaatagatttatatataaaagttttatacataaatttatatactagaataattatttaactgatagtgttatcaaaaaatgatcagtcattaggtaaaatattttaaaagtcgaaatatgtatacatatatataaatatatgtgtatatatacatgtataaacaTTAAACACGATGGAACATGATATTATAGGCTTGGCAAACGGTCACACCCGACAGTAGCATTGATCGAGAATACTGTCACTGGAATCTCAACACATTTaaacatgaaataaaaaattttttcggctGTTATTTGACAGAGGacttatcaatattattatgaataaactCACCGTTTagtaagttaattttaaaatggtaAAAAGCACTACTTCAATAATGTATCACCATgtcattgttaaaaaaatccacTGTTTGATTCAACAGTACCGTACGTTATGGAGTATAGATGATGATATGGGTGTCTCACTCGCGGGGATTTCGGTCTTtctacacacatatatacttatatactaTGACGAATCAtggaaatatatgtatagagaACTACTGTGTAAGTAAACGTGTTTAGAATTACACATACAGCGGATCCAAGACGCGAAGCCCCTCCCGGGATCAGCGCGCCAGTCGATGTCACTATTTTTTATGCTGTTACGAATGCCATCTTTTTATGAATTCGAGTACTACTGTTTCGATCAAGGTAATCGTTATAATCGCTCGGTATGATTAATAATGCTGAAaagattttcaattaaaaattagacgtcaagttaataaaattagatttttattttttaactttaccttcatatttaaatattagtgtcactttttttaaaattacgaagTAAAGTATCAGTATCCAGCCGATGTATTTGAaggcaaaaattattttatgacagatagttatttactttttttactaatcGATGAATCGATAGTTTGATtgtaattttcattgaaatctGGGGGAAAGACTGAATACTAGTATTCATATTctgtaaatttacttatctTTCTTAATATCATAAGCAATGATggatgttaattattttagcggcaacaaaaaaaaactttgattgtttttttgtgACACATAAATGTACAAAAACtaactttttaaaagaaaattttttaaacagacCGCCaagtattgattttatttgtaatttttaaattcgggAAGACTGCGGTATACTAATGGTCTGTTCGGATTCTCCGCTCGGCGCACAGGGGGCGCTTGCAATATAcccgggaaaattttaattcataattaaaattaattagaagaCAAAAAGTGaattaccaattaaaaaaaaaatgtattgattAAAGTGAAATTTAAGTGAAACAAATCTTAGTATTTcaaatcaatcattaattgatagaaattaatgttaatttcgTGTGCGAGAAAAGCGTCAAAGTACCCTGGGTGGCGGGTCCGAACACACcaatagaaataaaacaacaaaaaaaatataattaatgaattatttaaaatgtatttatacatatgtatatacgaGCCGTAGCGTGTCTGCAACCTGTCTCGTAGTGACTGCAATCTGTCTCGTAGCGTGTCTTGAATCTGTCTCGTAGTCTGTCTCGAATCTGTCTCGTAGCggacaggatttttttttgattggtaattcactttttttctactaattaaatttagttatgaattaaaattttcccggtTATATTGCAAGCGCTCCAGTGCGCCGATCGGAGAATCCGAACAGACCATAAgctgttatatatattacccCCTTCTCTCACTATTACGCAACACTTacgataaatttgaatttctgtACATTTtcaatgagtgtgaatgtagcaaatatgagtcaatttaaattttaaataaaaaaattaaaatgaaattcaaaaaaatgcgcgcactgattttttgtttatttgaatacgcattttaaaattcactctacttacattttatttatttattctaagatatataaattttaaaaacattcaaTTATCAGCTACGTTTACACTCATAAATTAATACCGCGctttgaaaactaaaaacgcGCTCACACGACAGAAATGAGAACTAAATCTTTGAGgtataaaaatgtcatttttcaaattcgataAACTATTAAACtcataattatgaaaaaaactacttatattatttttaaaaatatcaacaaagatcttaaaaaaactaaaagattattttacactatacttatattaaatctaaaaaaagatCTTAAAAAACTACGATACAGTTAATACAATGGTacttatgaaattaaataaaaaatcaattttttattaacgtttTACAGATTAACAATTATACTCATACATAGgaatactttatatttataaatatatattaaactaaagtcaaaattttgaagtaattgaatttaaatagtcagcttgaattaaaaatgtcatttgcataaaatataatatttaattaaaatattttttcttactctgtTCGACTGTAGgtaattttagtaataattaaaatccttatcacttattataattaagtcGATAATTACTTTCactgttgatatttttttttttttttaaatcctcatTACATCAAATTGAGAAAGAAAATCACAATAAAACAATTCTTCatgcataaaaatatttacatttatcgaaaacaaaaattcatctaagtacttataattaaagtatttattatcatcTATCTATACAAATATATCTAGTCAGTTAtgttacaattaataattaataataataataatggcgtgtaataaatattttaaagacaatatgcaaatatatatgactctgcaataaagttaaattataaatttactttatattttacatataaatcataattatttttaaatctatttaataacggaatgataaaatactttgaaaaatgtttatacaaaaaaagatGTTATTCAATTAGTGATTGCTTATTCacgtcattattttattttaaaaggttaattaaaaatagatattaatttttttccggtttttcttcatttatgTGTTTTAAGAAAAAGGTTACCTTTACTTGTTCGATATGTCGACATAATTTCATTGCTATACTTTCGCGTAGTTTCATGTGTTCCGTAAGAgatggtaaatttaataataaaaatgccAAGCCATCAATTTCctgtttgataaaaaaataaataacatttaagaaccaaattaaattaaactgcaACCCCAAATATTaagtattgaataataataacaataaaaaaaaatatttacctctTGCTTAACTCTGTAGGCGATGTCTTTGCAGTCATTAGTCTTACGAAGGTACCGGAACACGTCATCAACACTCCAAAATAGTGGATTTGTGTTGAGTTTTCGCGTTTTCGGACGCTTTGCTTCTGCTTTGCATTGGTCTGCCTCGACATAAACGTCTGAATTATCGGACTCAATGCTGTCATCCCAATCACGATCACGTTTAttcgtttttgtttttttattttttttattgtacttGTTGCTGTTATTAACAACAGCAGAACTATTATTTTTGCTTTTACTGGTGTCGCTGTTGGGACTATCGGCACTATTTTTGCTTTTACGATCATTGAAAGAACTTCGTGAGTCATCCGAGGCATTGCTGGAAGGAACTTCAGTTTTGACATCGTCTGATTTATCTGACTTCTGCATGTCTTTTTCAATCATGACGTCTATTTCGGATAAAGGTGGCTTGCTGTCAAAGTCTTCGATCTCTTCAAGCTCTTCTTTAGGTATATCTATTGATATATAAGGCATTTCGTCATCTTGATCAGGCTCAGGTGAATTTTTTTGCTTGCCCTCAACACGTTTCTTGCGACGTTTTTTACCCCATGGTTTCGTTTTAGCCTCCAGAATACTTGGGAATCCTTTAGGTTTTCCTCGTTTCCCTATtactgatattaaaaaatatataaattattaccatattatttataattttataaattattaattaaatattttacttacaatatttagttttagttGATCGATTACATTTATCAGGACAGTCATCTTCAGGTATTTGATTCGGGCCAAATAAATTTGGACAGACGCTCAATTTTTGGCAAATAGTTTTACAAAACTCTGGTACCATTTCACCGGAAGTTACAACAGCAACACTAGCACGGtaggtattatttttatgtttagcttttaaaatttcaagatgataACCAGGTTCTGGTTTAGTGTCACACTGAAGTACTCTTAGAATACGTGCACTTCTGTAACCAACGGACACAACCATCGATAATACCTCTTTCATCACAAGAGTAACTGGTCCAGGACCCACAGATTTAGGTAAATTAGCAAGTTTGCCTTTGGATATCATCGGCCCGGTAAAGCAAcgataattgaaataaattttcggaCACCACAGAGACGATCGTGATTCAGGTATCGGtatatcaataaaactttttttaaaatcttcttTCTCaggttttttttgtaattttttgcaAACTTCTTCATAATCTCTTGGTGGTTTCAAAGGATAGTGGTTGGATTCGCACCAACCAACgggaaatatttttgatgaatgCATATGAACAACATGCTCAGCTcgtgttttataattatttagtgcTATCCACAATAAATCTTCTgttatttttgatataaaacCAGCGCAAATAGTATTTTCACTTTGTGGATCAACAGCTTCAAGATGCATACCCACTTCAAAACCAGAGTCGATTGCTGATTcgcgtgaataaaataattcactgGGTGCAGCTGTTGTATtactttcttttaaatatatgtccCAATCAAATTCACCGGGACTGTGCAATGACCAACCTTTGGGTGCTGTCAATTTAACATCGTGCTCTTTAGCCCAACCAACTGGAAATATATAAGGATGGTCTGCAGTACACAGCCAAGttgttttttcatcgaatgaATACGatgaattattactattactttttttatttggacTAAAGGTATCCAACTCAacgagaaaatatatatcatcgatcactTTGACAACCGTTGCcggaaatatttttgtacGCACAACAGGTGAGACTGCCTCCAACTTCATGCCAACAGTAAATTTATGATGAGGATGAGTTAGAGTATTATTGAAAAGATTCAATGTCTCTTGATATTCTTGTCCAGATTCTATCAGTTCTTTCCACTCTTCGTACGTATGAGTGTCCACTATCGAACTTGGTGGTTCTAAAAACCACTTCGAATTTGACTTAACTGTAAAACCATACGGGTGAAGAGATTCTGATGTACAAAATATCCAGAAATCTTTCACTGGAGCTTTAGAAGTATTTGGTACATCGTACCGTAACAAAAGTCTTCCtccaacattttttattatctaaattttaaaaaattaataatttaatgagaaattataaataaataaaaataaatattgtaattgaatataatttgcTTACAGTAGCAATCCATATTTTGtatggattaaaaaaatcactgacTTCAACCTTCATTCCTTGTTTAATTCTATCAATCATACTTAATTCCtcctttaaaataaaatatttatttgttataattaaataaaaataataaaataaaataaaagcttaTTCGATCAATACTTACTCCAGACAAGACTTGAACAGGTATTGATTTCGCAGCACCTAAAAAGTCTCCAAGTTTTTCTAAGCAGTCtggagatttttttaaaataacatcaggaggttctaattttttattattccccAAACACCATCCTAGCTCATGGgcagtttctttttttaaattaaaccaaAATTCAAGTGACTTATCATTGCTACCGAAATATCTCAGTCTTAATAATGATTCACATGCAACAACAATCGTTGCTACCCAATATGAAGTCTCTTCATTGGGACTTTTAGACGTTGGAACCTCTAGGGCCATTCCGATTTCAATTTCACTTTGTAATGTTAATTCTACATGGGGGAACATTATCTGTGGCACCTCAATACTCTCCGTAGCATCGAGATAATCTTGCCATACAAATCcattatctatttataaataaataatttttaatttatcatccattgcatcgacattttttttttaatataaattatttataataatttaaattaatttgaaaaattttattaaaaaatttttctaaaaataagacaaaaaaattggcaatgattttttttatcacattttatattttatcgtcataaaataatatatttttcaaaaataaatagtcgATTTTAAACCAACGCaataatttaccaaaatatgaataatttgttACGATCTAATGTACTTTTAATAAGTAAGTGGAAAGGTAATTaacgaaataattaaatttaaaaatatataatgagtTAGTATATATCGATAAATAACCAaaggttacaaaaaaaaaatttttttcaaagttaaatcaataaaaaaagaaaattgaattttcaataattatataatcaaCAAAAACTAAATGAATAACGAGTAATGCATCGTGTACagtaatgttaaaaatatatatacgtataatacaaaaatgaaaaatgaaatttaaaaaaatatattttaccttCATCCAGCATCTTGTCTTGCATTTGATTTGTACTCGGTTccattattttgtt comes from Microplitis demolitor isolate Queensland-Clemson2020A chromosome 8, iyMicDemo2.1a, whole genome shotgun sequence and encodes:
- the LOC103573141 gene encoding scm-like with four MBT domains protein 1; this encodes MEPSTNQMQDKMLDEDNGFVWQDYLDATESIEVPQIMFPHVELTLQSEIEIGMALEVPTSKSPNEETSYWVATIVVACESLLRLRYFGSNDKSLEFWFNLKKETAHELGWCLGNNKKLEPPDVILKKSPDCLEKLGDFLGAAKSIPVQVLSGEELSMIDRIKQGMKVEVSDFFNPYKIWIATIIKNVGGRLLLRYDVPNTSKAPVKDFWIFCTSESLHPYGFTVKSNSKWFLEPPSSIVDTHTYEEWKELIESGQEYQETLNLFNNTLTHPHHKFTVGMKLEAVSPVVRTKIFPATVVKVIDDIYFLVELDTFSPNKKSNSNNSSYSFDEKTTWLCTADHPYIFPVGWAKEHDVKLTAPKGWSLHSPGEFDWDIYLKESNTTAAPSELFYSRESAIDSGFEVGMHLEAVDPQSENTICAGFISKITEDLLWIALNNYKTRAEHVVHMHSSKIFPVGWCESNHYPLKPPRDYEEVCKKLQKKPEKEDFKKSFIDIPIPESRSSLWCPKIYFNYRCFTGPMISKGKLANLPKSVGPGPVTLVMKEVLSMVVSVGYRSARILRVLQCDTKPEPGYHLEILKAKHKNNTYRASVAVVTSGEMVPEFCKTICQKLSVCPNLFGPNQIPEDDCPDKCNRSTKTKYLIGKRGKPKGFPSILEAKTKPWGKKRRKKRVEGKQKNSPEPDQDDEMPYISIDIPKEELEEIEDFDSKPPLSEIDVMIEKDMQKSDKSDDVKTEVPSSNASDDSRSSFNDRKSKNSADSPNSDTSKSKNNSSAVVNNSNKYNKKNKKTKTNKRDRDWDDSIESDNSDVYVEADQCKAEAKRPKTRKLNTNPLFWSVDDVFRYLRKTNDCKDIAYRVKQEEIDGLAFLLLNLPSLTEHMKLRESIAMKLCRHIEQVKVTFFLKHINEEKPEKN